In the Quercus lobata isolate SW786 chromosome 5, ValleyOak3.0 Primary Assembly, whole genome shotgun sequence genome, one interval contains:
- the LOC115991253 gene encoding uncharacterized protein LOC115991253: protein MDWFRMALDHCSLRDLGFLGPQFTWHKLFMDGRSIRSKLDRALVSSSWLGKFSNAILYHISNSASNHCILSLRLGLVRVPFKGQSKQFRFEAMWLRDPKCQDVVSEAWERGLMSSLGCPLSNCLQACQEDLTGWNKKEFRHVGRRIAQLQTKLQTVEASGTATSEEIRSARSDLKLWLDAKETMWKQWSHNT, encoded by the coding sequence ATGGACTGGTTCCGTATGGCCTTGGATCACTGTTCTCTCCGTGATTTGGGTTTCCTAGGTCCTCAGTTTACTTGGCATAAGCTTTTTATGGATGGCAGAAGCATTCGATCCAAGTTAGATAGAGCATTGGTTTCTTCTAGTTGGCTTGGTAAGTTTTCTAATGCCATATTGTATCATATTTCGAACTCTGCCTCTAACCACTGCATTCTAAGTCTTCGGTTAGGTCTAGTGCGTGTTCCTTTCAAGGGTCAATCTAAACAGTTCCGTTTCGAAGCTATGTGGCTTCGTGATCCTAAGTGTCAAGATGTCGTCTCAGAGGCTTGGGAGAGAGGTCTTATGTCCAGTTTGGGTTGCCCATTATCTAACTGTTTGCAGGCTTGTCAAGAGGACCTCACGGGTTGGAATAAGAAGGAATTTAGGCATGTAGGGCGCCGGATTGCCCAGTTGCAGACAAAGCTCCAAACCGTGGAGGCTTCAGGCACAGCAACTAGTGAGGAGATTCGGTCAGCCAGATCAGACTTGAAGTTGTGGCTGGATGCTAAGGAGACCATGTGGAAGCAGTGGTCTCACAACACGTAG
- the LOC115991254 gene encoding uncharacterized protein LOC115991254, whose translation MDLLWLLKFQLKLEVESLALVAVIAWCLWYSWNQVHLGGAQQSAWHIFQWAWTYLEEFQLANHLPTQPRFVSEVLWSPPKPLWFKVNIDSAVFSSLKSVGVGIVVRDQWGNVAAAMSKLVNAPLGPLETEAMVMEEAIQFARDTGFLDVIFESDSLSMIQSLNGSLIPPASIVNIISGSLQAIRYFGQVEFVYVPRTGNKAAHGLAQ comes from the coding sequence ATGGATTTGCTATGGTTGCTGAAATTTCAACTCAAGTTGGAAGTTGAGTCATTGGCGCTGGTTGCTGTGATAGCTTGGTGTCTCTGGTATTCGTGGAATCAGGTGCATCTGGGAGGTGCTCAGCAATCGGCTTGGCATATTTTCCAGTGGGCATGGACATATTTGGAAGAGTTTCAACTTGCAAATCATCTCCCTACCCAGCCTCGGTTTGTGTCAGAAGTACTGTGGTCGCCTCCAAAACCCCTTTGGTTTAAAGTAAACATCGACAGTGCGGTCTTTTCTTCTCTCAAATCTGTGGGTGTAGGCATTGTGGTTCGAGATCAGTGGGGTAACGTTGCTGCAGCGATGAGTAAGTTGGTCAATGCTCCGTTGGGTCCACTTGAAACGGAAGCAATGGTTATGGAGGAGGCTATCCAGTTTGCTAGAGATACTGGTTTTCTTGACGTTATTTTTGAAAGTGACTCTTTGTCTATGATTCAGTCCCTTAATGGTAGTCTTATTCCTCCTGCTAGCATTGTCAACATTATCTCAGGTTCTCTTCAAGCCATTCGCTACTTCGGGCAGGTGGAATTTGTCTATGTCCCTCGCACAGGTAATAAAGCAGCTCATGGCCTAGCTCAGTGA